A section of the Pediococcus inopinatus genome encodes:
- a CDS encoding glucose-6-phosphate isomerase, protein MAHISFDSSAVSEFVHDNELAEMQPLVTAADKELREGTGAGKDFRGFIDLPVDYDKKEFARIKESAKKIQNNSEVFVAIGIGGSYLGARAAIDFLGNTFYNLLPKEQRGGIPQVFFAGNSISSTYLTDLVNLIGDRDFSINVISKSGTTTEPSIAFRVLKEKLIAKYGKDGAKERIFATTDKAKGALKVESDAEGYEEFVVPDDIGGRFSVLSAVGLLPIAVAGGDIDQLMKGAADGRDAYANPDVTKNDAYKYAALRNILYRKGYTTELLENFEPTLQYFGEWWKQLMGESEGKDQKGIYPSSANFSTDLHSLGQYIQEGRRNLMETVVNVDKPNHDLNVPKEEKNLDGLKYLEGRTMDEVNKKAHQGVTLAHNDGGVPVMNVNIPQQDAYTLGYMIYFFEAAVGISGYLNGINPFNQPGVEAYKNNMFALLGRPGYEAQTKELNERLGK, encoded by the coding sequence ATGGCACATATTTCGTTTGATAGCTCAGCAGTTTCTGAGTTTGTTCATGATAATGAGCTTGCTGAAATGCAACCACTTGTTACTGCTGCAGACAAAGAATTACGTGAAGGAACCGGTGCTGGTAAAGATTTCCGTGGATTCATTGACTTGCCAGTTGACTACGACAAGAAAGAATTTGCACGTATCAAGGAATCAGCTAAGAAGATTCAGAATAACTCTGAAGTTTTCGTAGCAATCGGTATTGGTGGCTCATACTTGGGCGCTCGTGCAGCAATTGATTTTCTTGGCAATACTTTCTACAATTTGCTTCCTAAAGAACAACGTGGTGGTATCCCTCAAGTATTTTTTGCCGGAAATTCAATTAGCTCAACTTACTTGACTGACTTAGTAAACTTGATTGGCGATCGTGACTTTTCTATTAATGTCATTTCAAAATCAGGAACAACTACAGAACCTTCAATTGCATTCCGTGTTTTGAAGGAAAAATTAATTGCTAAATATGGTAAAGATGGTGCTAAAGAACGTATCTTCGCTACAACTGACAAAGCAAAGGGTGCCTTGAAGGTAGAATCTGATGCTGAAGGTTACGAAGAATTCGTTGTGCCTGATGACATTGGTGGCCGCTTCTCAGTTCTTTCTGCTGTTGGTTTGTTACCAATCGCTGTTGCTGGCGGTGACATTGACCAATTAATGAAGGGTGCTGCAGATGGCCGTGATGCATATGCAAATCCTGATGTAACAAAGAACGATGCTTATAAATATGCTGCTTTACGTAACATTTTATATCGTAAAGGTTACACAACTGAATTGTTAGAAAACTTCGAACCAACGTTACAATACTTTGGCGAATGGTGGAAACAATTGATGGGTGAATCAGAAGGAAAAGATCAGAAGGGTATCTATCCTTCATCAGCTAACTTCTCAACTGATTTACATTCACTTGGCCAATACATTCAAGAAGGTCGTCGTAACCTCATGGAAACAGTTGTCAATGTTGACAAACCTAACCATGATTTGAATGTACCAAAGGAAGAGAAAAACTTGGATGGTCTTAAGTACTTGGAAGGCCGGACAATGGATGAAGTTAACAAGAAGGCTCATCAAGGGGTTACCTTGGCTCATAACGATGGTGGTGTGCCAGTTATGAATGTTAACATTCCTCAACAGGATGCTTATACATTGGGTTACATGATTTACTTCTTTGAAGCTGCTGTTGGTATTTCTGGCTACTTGAACGGAATCAACCCATTCAACCAACCAGGTGTTGAAGCTTACAAAAATAATATGTTTGCCTTGCTTGGCCGTCCTGGCTATGAAGCACAAACAAAAGAACTCAACGAACGTCTTGGCAAATAA
- a CDS encoding SPFH domain-containing protein, producing the protein MPFGLRIVPQNNRGLVETLGKYKRSVDPGFHFYFPFFQKIKNVSLAMEPLALPNYSIITKDNADVSASLTLNFHITDPVKYQYENTDSVESMAQLVRGHLRDIIGRMDLNEALGSTAKINQELTLAIGDLTNTYGINVDRINIDELTPSRAIQEAMDKQLTADRERVATIAKAEGEAKSIELTTKAKNDALMATAKAEADATKTRANAERYRIDTVQAGLAEATEKYFQNQSINAFSDLAKSDTNLVVVPSDSAEEFGKLPVVGKLLGTKDDKNTTL; encoded by the coding sequence ATGCCATTTGGATTAAGAATTGTGCCACAAAATAATCGTGGTCTAGTAGAAACATTAGGAAAATACAAACGGAGCGTTGATCCTGGATTTCATTTTTATTTTCCATTTTTTCAAAAAATTAAAAATGTGAGTTTAGCGATGGAACCTTTAGCACTACCAAACTATTCAATTATTACAAAGGATAATGCGGACGTTTCAGCTAGTTTAACGTTGAACTTCCATATTACCGATCCAGTGAAGTATCAATATGAAAATACAGATTCCGTTGAATCGATGGCCCAACTTGTTCGTGGGCATTTACGAGATATCATCGGACGGATGGACTTGAATGAGGCCTTAGGGTCGACTGCCAAAATTAACCAGGAATTGACATTGGCAATTGGCGATTTGACGAACACATACGGAATTAATGTGGATCGAATTAATATTGATGAATTAACACCTTCTCGTGCCATTCAAGAAGCAATGGATAAACAATTGACGGCTGATCGTGAACGAGTGGCAACCATCGCTAAAGCAGAAGGGGAAGCCAAATCTATTGAATTGACTACTAAAGCTAAGAATGATGCGCTAATGGCGACTGCCAAAGCAGAAGCGGATGCAACTAAAACACGTGCCAATGCTGAGCGTTACCGGATTGATACCGTTCAAGCTGGATTAGCAGAAGCTACCGAAAAATATTTCCAAAATCAATCTATCAATGCTTTTTCTGATTTAGCAAAGTCTGATACAAATTTGGTGGTTGTGCCTTCAGATAGTGCGGAAGAATTTGGTAAACTGCCAGTGGTCGGAAAATTACTTGGTACGAAAGACGATAAAAATACGACGTTATAA
- a CDS encoding GRP family sugar transporter — MGIIIALIPAIAWGSIGLVSGRLGGTAPQQTLGMTMGAIVFAVFTWFLYQPTLTSKVWIAGVVSGLFWAVGQGMQFTSMKKIGVSKTVPLSTGLQLAGNALAGVLIWHEWATGKTITMGTIAVIALIVGATFTSLRDKNDKEHNKDEDMGAGIRALIISTIGYIGYTVIVRFANVNAKAVILPQAIGMFAGAVIFVFISKAAVTAFKNRHTWANMITGIIWGVGNIFMFLAIPSVGLAISYSLAQAGIVISTFGSIWLLGEHKTHREMQYVIFGSILIIVGSTLLGMMQ, encoded by the coding sequence ATGGGTATTATAATTGCACTGATTCCAGCGATTGCTTGGGGTAGTATTGGGCTTGTGTCTGGACGTCTAGGTGGAACAGCCCCACAACAAACATTAGGGATGACCATGGGAGCCATTGTATTTGCTGTATTTACTTGGTTCCTATATCAACCAACACTAACATCTAAAGTATGGATCGCAGGAGTTGTGTCTGGTTTATTCTGGGCCGTTGGTCAAGGAATGCAGTTTACATCAATGAAAAAAATCGGTGTTTCAAAAACAGTCCCATTATCAACTGGCTTACAACTTGCCGGAAACGCTTTGGCTGGGGTTTTAATTTGGCATGAATGGGCAACTGGAAAAACCATTACAATGGGGACCATTGCCGTTATCGCATTGATCGTTGGTGCTACTTTCACATCCTTACGAGATAAGAATGACAAAGAACACAATAAAGATGAAGATATGGGAGCTGGAATTCGTGCGCTAATTATTTCTACAATTGGGTACATCGGCTATACAGTTATTGTGCGTTTTGCCAACGTGAATGCTAAAGCTGTTATTTTGCCGCAAGCGATTGGGATGTTTGCCGGTGCTGTTATTTTTGTTTTTATTTCTAAAGCGGCCGTGACAGCATTTAAGAATCGTCATACTTGGGCTAATATGATTACTGGAATTATCTGGGGAGTCGGAAATATCTTCATGTTCTTGGCAATTCCAAGTGTTGGCCTTGCGATCAGCTACTCACTTGCTCAAGCCGGAATTGTAATTTCGACATTCGGTAGCATTTGGCTATTGGGCGAACATAAAACTCATCGTGAAATGCAATATGTTATTTTTGGATCGATTTTAATTATTGTGGGTTCAACTTTATTAGGAATGATGCAATAA
- a CDS encoding ABC transporter ATP-binding protein, protein MAKNNERAPQRTGGHGGHGPGMGMAVEKPQHFWKTTGRLLRYLSPWMVMVVLVLIMAGVSVVLQINAPKVLGKATTEIFAGVMKGQAQMKAGIALHTLPINFTKIIHILATVGILYGLSALFSFAQQAIMTQVSQRAVYQMRKDFKAKLQRVPVSYYDTHSNGDVMSRMSNDMDNISGTLQQSLTQLVTSVFQFVGVLYMMLTISWKLTLIAVLTVPLSLIVVAVVAPKSQKFFSGQQKHLGLLNDQIEETYAGHTVVKSFNHEDKAIQDFKKENDQYLNYAWKAQFVSGLIMPLMNFIKNLGYVFVAVVGGVEVANGQITLGNVQAFLQYTQQFSQPITQIANLTNTIQLTIASAERIFAVIDEPEMEETHVDIADVKNPKAEVVFDHVDFQYVEDTPLIQDFNLDVNSGEMVAIVGPTGAGKTTIINLLERFYDIKDGSIKLDSVDTRNLSRAQLRSEFAMVLQDTWLFTGTIRENIKYGREDATDDDMVESAKAAHADSFIRQLPDGYDTVLNESATNISQGQRQLLTIARAFLADPKVLILDEATSSVDTRTEVLIQKAMNKLLKNRTSFVVAHRLSTIRNAQNIVVVNHGQIMETGNHDSLMEQNGFYADLYNSQFSGNEVI, encoded by the coding sequence ATGGCTAAAAATAATGAACGAGCGCCACAACGTACTGGTGGTCACGGTGGCCATGGTCCAGGAATGGGTATGGCAGTTGAAAAGCCACAACATTTTTGGAAAACGACTGGTCGCTTACTTCGCTATCTCTCTCCTTGGATGGTAATGGTTGTGCTAGTTTTGATTATGGCTGGTGTTTCTGTTGTGCTTCAGATTAATGCCCCTAAGGTTTTAGGAAAAGCGACAACTGAGATATTTGCAGGTGTTATGAAGGGCCAGGCCCAAATGAAGGCCGGCATTGCGCTTCATACACTGCCAATCAACTTCACAAAAATTATCCATATTTTGGCCACAGTTGGTATTTTATATGGTTTATCAGCCCTGTTTAGTTTTGCACAACAGGCCATTATGACCCAAGTGTCACAACGAGCCGTTTATCAAATGCGGAAAGATTTCAAAGCTAAGTTACAACGTGTACCTGTTTCATATTATGATACCCATTCTAATGGGGATGTCATGAGTCGAATGTCTAATGATATGGATAACATCTCTGGAACTTTGCAGCAAAGTTTGACGCAGTTAGTTACGAGTGTTTTCCAATTTGTTGGTGTGCTCTACATGATGTTGACGATTAGTTGGAAACTAACGCTGATTGCCGTTTTGACGGTACCCCTAAGTTTAATTGTGGTCGCAGTTGTGGCACCAAAGTCACAAAAATTCTTTAGTGGTCAGCAAAAGCATCTTGGCTTGTTAAATGATCAAATTGAAGAAACTTATGCCGGACATACTGTGGTAAAGAGTTTTAATCATGAAGACAAAGCAATCCAAGATTTCAAAAAAGAAAATGATCAGTATTTAAACTATGCTTGGAAGGCACAATTTGTTTCTGGTTTAATTATGCCGTTAATGAACTTTATTAAAAACTTAGGTTATGTTTTCGTTGCGGTTGTTGGTGGTGTTGAGGTTGCTAATGGTCAGATCACATTAGGTAATGTACAGGCATTCTTACAGTACACACAACAGTTTTCACAACCAATAACCCAGATTGCCAACTTAACAAATACGATTCAGTTGACAATTGCTTCTGCGGAACGAATTTTTGCCGTGATTGATGAACCTGAAATGGAAGAAACCCACGTCGACATTGCCGATGTTAAGAATCCAAAGGCAGAAGTTGTCTTTGATCATGTTGATTTTCAATATGTTGAAGATACACCTTTAATTCAGGACTTTAATCTGGATGTCAATTCTGGAGAAATGGTGGCCATTGTTGGACCAACTGGAGCCGGAAAAACAACGATCATTAATTTACTTGAACGTTTTTATGATATTAAAGACGGTTCCATTAAATTAGACAGTGTGGATACTCGAAATTTGAGTCGTGCTCAGTTACGTTCTGAATTTGCAATGGTTCTTCAGGATACCTGGTTGTTCACAGGTACCATTCGTGAAAACATCAAGTATGGTCGCGAAGATGCAACTGATGACGATATGGTTGAGTCTGCGAAGGCAGCACATGCCGATTCCTTTATTCGTCAGTTACCAGATGGTTATGATACTGTGCTTAACGAATCTGCAACAAATATTTCCCAAGGACAGCGGCAATTATTAACAATTGCACGAGCATTCTTGGCAGACCCTAAAGTTCTTATCTTAGATGAAGCGACTAGTTCGGTTGATACCCGTACAGAAGTCTTGATTCAAAAAGCGATGAATAAATTGCTTAAGAACCGGACAAGTTTCGTGGTTGCCCATCGACTATCAACAATTCGGAATGCCCAAAATATCGTGGTTGTGAACCATGGTCAAATTATGGAAACCGGAAATCATGATAGCTTAATGGAACAAAATGGTTTTTATGCGGATCTATATAACAGTCAGTTTTCTGGTAATGAAGTTATTTAA
- a CDS encoding toxin-antitoxin system HicB family antitoxin yields MANDKKDKRFLLRLDQELYDRLAEEANRANQSVNMYIVSLLSDNHGTKSFENRQIIGQTVLGKDLNVDHGLAFVSGIYYRYLINDNGDVDTTAKYAVIEANGNILTLQKI; encoded by the coding sequence ATGGCGAATGATAAAAAGGACAAGCGGTTTTTATTGCGTTTGGACCAGGAGCTTTACGATCGATTGGCCGAGGAAGCCAATCGAGCAAATCAGAGTGTCAATATGTACATTGTGAGTTTGCTATCAGATAATCATGGGACAAAAAGTTTTGAGAATCGGCAAATTATTGGCCAGACCGTTTTAGGAAAGGACTTAAACGTTGACCATGGACTTGCCTTTGTTTCAGGTATTTATTACCGTTATTTAATTAATGATAACGGGGATGTCGATACAACTGCAAAGTATGCGGTTATTGAGGCAAATGGAAACATATTAACGTTACAAAAAATTTAG
- a CDS encoding type 1 glutamine amidotransferase: MNYSLNVAHLYGNLLNTYGDNGNLLALKYYAKQMDTDLNIKVISLDDDFKAANFDLVFFGGGQDYEQLIVSKDIPSKKEELTKYIDDGGPLLAICGGYQLLGHYYIGANGEKIPGIGALDHYTLSQDNNRFIGNILIKNKQTQEEYHGFENHNGMTFLGKGEEPLGVVENGHGNNGKDKTEGVIYKNVYGSYFHGPILTRNGSLAKHLLITALERKYPDSDFSQQKALKIPATF; encoded by the coding sequence TTGAATTATTCCTTAAACGTTGCCCATTTGTATGGCAACCTCTTGAATACCTATGGTGATAATGGTAACTTACTGGCGCTTAAGTACTACGCCAAACAAATGGATACAGATCTTAACATCAAAGTGATTAGTCTAGATGACGATTTTAAGGCTGCTAATTTTGATTTAGTTTTCTTTGGTGGCGGCCAAGATTATGAACAATTAATTGTTTCTAAAGATATTCCTTCCAAAAAAGAAGAACTTACTAAATATATTGATGATGGTGGCCCTTTGTTGGCCATTTGTGGCGGTTATCAACTTTTAGGCCACTATTATATTGGTGCAAATGGTGAAAAGATCCCGGGAATTGGTGCCTTAGACCACTACACACTTAGCCAAGATAATAATCGTTTTATTGGTAACATTTTAATTAAAAATAAACAAACTCAAGAAGAATATCACGGCTTTGAAAATCATAATGGTATGACCTTTTTAGGTAAAGGTGAAGAACCTCTCGGAGTGGTTGAAAATGGCCATGGTAATAATGGTAAAGATAAAACTGAAGGCGTAATTTATAAAAACGTTTATGGTTCTTACTTTCATGGACCAATTTTGACCCGCAATGGAAGCTTAGCAAAGCATTTATTAATTACAGCTTTAGAACGCAAATATCCAGATAGCGACTTTAGCCAGCAAAAAGCTTTGAAAATACCGGCAACATTCTAA
- a CDS encoding TetR/AcrR family transcriptional regulator — MPKATYFNLNKEKKARLMQAAQHEFSRASLEEVSVSAIVEDAQIPRGSFYQYFENKEDLYFYFLGNLMTDMEQHFFDMLEKTHGDIFKSMKYFFDFAVGEITEGPNADIFKNVGSNDFQRDHHSKHFGKDHHKHPFFQSMQAVEDKISKMVDRSKLRINNDAELKALQRLIFTVFVHAIGHYFRSQKEESPETIADAKAEFATTLDWIANGALKSKKELG, encoded by the coding sequence ATGCCAAAAGCAACGTATTTCAATCTGAACAAAGAGAAAAAAGCACGATTGATGCAAGCTGCACAGCATGAATTTTCTCGTGCATCACTTGAAGAAGTATCAGTTAGTGCAATTGTTGAAGATGCGCAAATTCCGCGAGGCAGTTTTTATCAGTATTTTGAAAATAAAGAGGATCTTTATTTTTATTTTCTAGGAAACTTGATGACGGATATGGAGCAACATTTTTTCGATATGTTGGAAAAAACGCATGGCGACATATTTAAATCAATGAAGTATTTCTTTGATTTTGCGGTAGGAGAAATTACTGAAGGACCAAATGCGGATATTTTTAAGAATGTTGGATCAAACGATTTTCAGCGCGATCATCATTCGAAGCATTTTGGAAAGGATCATCATAAACATCCATTTTTCCAAAGTATGCAGGCAGTTGAGGACAAGATTAGCAAAATGGTTGATCGGTCTAAACTTCGCATTAATAACGATGCAGAGTTAAAGGCATTGCAACGATTAATCTTCACTGTTTTTGTTCACGCGATTGGTCATTATTTTCGTTCTCAAAAAGAAGAGTCACCCGAAACAATTGCCGATGCCAAAGCCGAATTTGCAACGACATTGGATTGGATTGCAAATGGCGCACTAAAATCAAAAAAGGAGCTTGGTTAA
- the manA gene encoding mannose-6-phosphate isomerase, class I — protein MSEPLFLKPVFHEKIWGGKKLATEFGYKIPSDTTGECWAISAHPHGPAMVTNGPYKGLTLDQVWDQHREAFGNAKGDVFPLLTKILDANDDLSVQVHPDDAYAAEHEHELGKTECWYIISAEPGAELYYGHNAKTHEELADWINNGKWDKLFRRVPVKPGEFYYVPSGTIHALGKGIMVLETQQSSDTTYRLYDFDRVDKTTGEKRELHLQQSIDVTTVPHVDPQLNIEKTTVGDAEVTTYVKPPVSPHFSVYQWLLKNGTATFKRQAAPYTLVSVLKGEGEITVDGQSYEIKKGVHFVLPYQVKEWTLTGDLQIIASEPGEE, from the coding sequence TTGAGTGAACCATTATTTTTGAAACCTGTATTTCATGAAAAAATTTGGGGTGGCAAGAAATTAGCTACTGAGTTTGGATATAAAATCCCAAGTGACACAACCGGTGAGTGCTGGGCAATTTCGGCTCATCCTCATGGTCCAGCTATGGTCACTAATGGACCTTACAAAGGTTTAACATTGGATCAAGTTTGGGATCAGCATCGCGAGGCATTTGGAAATGCAAAGGGGGATGTTTTCCCATTGCTAACCAAAATTTTAGATGCCAATGATGATTTATCTGTGCAGGTTCATCCGGATGATGCATACGCTGCAGAGCATGAACATGAACTAGGAAAAACGGAATGCTGGTATATTATTTCGGCCGAGCCAGGGGCAGAACTTTATTATGGCCACAACGCTAAAACGCACGAAGAGTTAGCTGATTGGATTAACAACGGTAAGTGGGATAAATTGTTCCGCCGAGTTCCTGTTAAACCAGGTGAATTCTATTATGTCCCTAGTGGCACAATTCATGCGTTGGGTAAAGGAATTATGGTCTTAGAGACTCAACAGAGTAGTGATACAACATACCGTTTATACGATTTTGACCGGGTAGATAAAACAACTGGTGAGAAACGTGAACTTCATTTGCAACAATCAATTGATGTGACCACAGTGCCTCATGTTGATCCGCAATTAAATATTGAAAAGACAACGGTTGGTGATGCAGAAGTGACAACTTATGTTAAGCCACCAGTTTCACCACATTTCTCTGTTTATCAATGGTTGTTAAAGAATGGTACCGCAACTTTTAAACGTCAAGCTGCGCCTTATACCTTAGTTTCTGTATTGAAAGGTGAGGGTGAAATTACAGTTGACGGCCAAAGTTATGAAATTAAAAAAGGTGTGCATTTTGTTTTACCTTATCAAGTCAAAGAGTGGACGTTGACTGGTGATTTACAGATTATTGCCAGTGAGCCAGGAGAAGAATAA
- a CDS encoding serine hydrolase domain-containing protein, which translates to MVTYKNTEKQIAKMVKERIVPGVSYAIIDHEQIIQHVLGQAELVPKQQKLRVGMVYDIASLTKVVGTEIVIAQLVDEGLLSYDEPVCTYLPNFFDSRVTLRHLLTHTSGITGYIPHRNELSEAALLKALFTLKIGSGFNREVVYSDLNYIFLGLIVEKICHRPIQNAITERILKPLGLSQTTFQPDPLDCVPTEWTAQMGLIRGVVHDPKARILGAHCGSAGLFSTLTDLTKFVGWLLEPKRNPDVLNSQTIDQLFENQTANSQLVRSFGWGLIAKEDESQKHWVLKHSGFTGTMLLVDRARKRGLVFLSNRVHPTSDNQIYFKYRQLVIEAFLKEGQK; encoded by the coding sequence ATGGTAACTTATAAAAATACGGAAAAACAAATCGCAAAAATGGTTAAAGAGAGGATTGTTCCCGGAGTCTCTTATGCCATTATTGATCATGAGCAAATTATTCAACATGTTTTAGGACAGGCCGAATTGGTGCCGAAACAGCAAAAGTTACGGGTCGGGATGGTTTATGATATTGCTTCTTTAACGAAAGTTGTTGGAACAGAAATTGTAATTGCCCAATTAGTGGACGAAGGGTTGCTTTCATATGATGAGCCAGTTTGCACATATTTACCCAATTTCTTTGATTCTCGGGTTACCTTACGTCATTTGTTAACTCACACTTCCGGAATTACAGGCTATATTCCTCATCGCAACGAACTAAGCGAAGCAGCTCTTTTGAAGGCCTTATTCACATTAAAAATTGGATCTGGTTTTAATCGAGAAGTCGTTTATTCAGATCTAAATTATATTTTTCTAGGGCTAATTGTAGAAAAAATTTGTCATCGACCAATTCAAAATGCCATCACAGAGCGCATACTAAAACCGCTTGGGTTAAGCCAAACGACTTTTCAACCCGATCCTTTGGATTGTGTCCCAACGGAATGGACCGCACAGATGGGGCTGATTCGAGGAGTTGTGCATGATCCGAAAGCCAGAATTCTAGGAGCACATTGCGGCTCTGCGGGGCTTTTTTCGACGTTAACAGATCTAACTAAATTTGTTGGCTGGTTACTGGAACCAAAAAGAAATCCTGATGTCTTAAACTCGCAGACAATTGATCAATTGTTTGAAAATCAGACTGCAAACTCTCAGTTAGTTCGTTCTTTTGGTTGGGGACTGATCGCAAAAGAAGATGAATCACAAAAGCATTGGGTCTTAAAACACAGTGGGTTTACTGGCACAATGCTATTGGTAGATAGGGCAAGAAAGCGGGGATTAGTGTTTCTTTCTAATCGCGTGCATCCGACTTCAGATAACCAAATATATTTTAAATATCGCCAACTTGTAATTGAAGCTTTTTTGAAAGAAGGCCAAAAATAA
- a CDS encoding ABC transporter ATP-binding protein gives MLKLSRKYLAWWAVVIGTVFLIVQVICDLWLPNITSDIINNGVAKSDISYIWNSGYKMLAISFLGVLAAAVNVYFAATQSQKMGSKIRDALFKKVSFLSNHEFEKFGDASLITRTTNDVIQIQNVMVMILRMMLQSPIMLVGAGIMAYNKQPALTAVFLVAIPVLVFFVGIIMYFAVPLFQGMQKKIDRINLVFREGLTGVRVIRAFNRDKFEQDRFGDANKDYTHTAIKVFTIVSFMFPIMTLIMSGTNMGIIWYGAKLISNQTMQVGNLVAFMTYAAQILMSFMMLSMVFVLVPRASASAKRINEVLEMKNSVKDPEQPVSTKDETKAASLEFQNVDFRYKGAEDLAIDGANFKATAGQTVAIIGGTGSGKSTLVSLIPRFFDPEKGEILINGTDVKTLSQKDVHAQVSLAQQKSVLFRGTIRENMQFGNPDATDDEIWHAMEIAQATEFIHKDEDGLDAWVEQDGDNFSGGQKQRLTIARTLVKQAPVYVFDDSFSALDFKTDAELRHSLREDSQIQKSVVVIVAQRIATVADADLILVIDKGKIVGQGTHQELKANNDTYREIIDSQIKKGDQVNG, from the coding sequence ATGCTTAAATTATCACGAAAATACTTGGCCTGGTGGGCAGTAGTCATTGGGACCGTATTTTTAATTGTTCAGGTCATATGTGATTTGTGGTTACCGAATATCACTTCAGATATTATTAATAACGGAGTTGCCAAAAGTGATATCTCATATATTTGGAACTCAGGTTATAAAATGTTAGCAATCTCATTTTTAGGGGTATTAGCAGCGGCAGTAAACGTCTATTTTGCAGCAACGCAATCCCAGAAAATGGGTAGTAAAATTCGTGACGCTCTTTTTAAGAAAGTTTCATTTTTATCAAATCATGAATTTGAAAAATTTGGGGACGCATCTTTAATTACACGGACAACCAATGATGTTATTCAAATTCAAAATGTGATGGTTATGATCTTACGAATGATGCTTCAGTCACCAATAATGTTGGTTGGTGCCGGGATTATGGCGTACAACAAACAACCAGCATTAACTGCTGTTTTCTTGGTAGCTATCCCAGTGCTTGTCTTTTTTGTTGGAATTATTATGTATTTTGCAGTACCGCTTTTTCAAGGGATGCAAAAGAAGATTGACCGAATTAACCTGGTCTTCCGGGAAGGGTTAACAGGGGTTCGGGTTATTCGAGCCTTTAATCGGGACAAGTTCGAACAAGATCGTTTTGGGGATGCCAACAAAGATTATACGCATACCGCAATCAAAGTCTTTACGATTGTTTCCTTTATGTTCCCAATCATGACTTTAATTATGAGCGGAACTAATATGGGAATTATCTGGTATGGAGCCAAGTTAATCTCTAATCAAACTATGCAAGTGGGAAATTTGGTTGCATTCATGACTTACGCAGCTCAGATTTTAATGAGTTTTATGATGCTTTCCATGGTCTTTGTTTTGGTTCCTCGTGCTTCAGCATCCGCAAAACGAATTAATGAAGTTTTGGAAATGAAAAATAGTGTCAAGGATCCGGAGCAACCTGTTTCAACTAAAGACGAAACAAAGGCGGCTTCGTTAGAATTTCAGAATGTTGATTTTCGATATAAAGGTGCAGAAGATTTAGCAATTGATGGGGCAAACTTTAAAGCTACAGCTGGGCAAACAGTTGCTATTATCGGAGGTACTGGTTCTGGTAAATCAACCCTTGTGAGTTTAATTCCTCGTTTCTTTGATCCCGAAAAAGGGGAAATCTTAATTAACGGAACTGACGTTAAAACATTGAGTCAAAAAGATGTGCATGCTCAGGTTTCATTAGCACAGCAAAAATCCGTCCTTTTCCGAGGAACAATTAGAGAAAACATGCAATTTGGTAATCCTGATGCAACGGATGACGAAATTTGGCATGCAATGGAAATTGCTCAAGCAACTGAATTTATTCATAAAGATGAGGATGGTTTGGATGCTTGGGTAGAACAAGATGGAGATAACTTCTCTGGTGGTCAAAAACAACGGTTGACGATTGCTAGGACATTAGTTAAACAAGCTCCAGTATACGTCTTTGACGATTCATTCTCAGCGCTTGATTTCAAAACCGATGCTGAATTACGGCATTCTTTGCGTGAGGATAGTCAAATCCAAAAGAGTGTGGTTGTAATTGTTGCTCAACGAATCGCGACAGTGGCTGATGCTGATCTAATCTTGGTTATCGACAAGGGTAAGATTGTAGGCCAAGGGACGCATCAAGAACTAAAAGCCAATAATGATACTTATCGAGAGATTATTGACTCACAAATCAAGAAGGGAGATCAGGTAAATGGCTAA